The Engraulis encrasicolus isolate BLACKSEA-1 chromosome 3, IST_EnEncr_1.0, whole genome shotgun sequence genome segment GTGGATCTTTGATCCTTATctccaatagagcttgaaagtcccgccccttagttccgcatttcacggaacctaagctgaccatctaacaacatggtagcgagtaaatatcttccgatctcagtcattacatgcgctgggctacaaatatgctgtttaagaggctagataaagattattcatgcagaagtatcaatgttttgttccgaggccgtctgcatgaaaaatgtgaagaaacacagctttctaaaaagtttaggggttattattataaattaaacaaaaaaatcagaaacaacatatgtggacctcgtggcacaactcgaaggggatcgaaatatcattttaataccgccattggattacatgctaggattttcggctaaaaacgctgttgaggtcccatgaaatcgggggaagtgacctTTCAAGCTCTATGAGGGCATTCAACTTGTCTAAAATGGCTTGACGTGTAGTAGGCCAGCAAGTTGGCAAATCAGTCGTTTCTCTTTTCAGTGGAGTGGATGTAACGTTGTTATCTGAATACAATGCATGATTATGCGATGGTGAGAGGTGGTTGGGTTCAAAAGGTCACTGGGTAACATTAGCCCTGCACTCAGCAAGTCTCCTGTCCGTCTGCTGACCCCCACTCCTCTCTGGCTGTGGACATTGGCCTGCTGTGTCAcggccagggtgcgatttgttgaaaaaccagaaggggggatgtgtttcagaAATATCAATAGAATTTCATTAAACTGTGTTTTAAAATTATGTAGAAAAAGTGTTGAtataaaaaccagaaggggggacaatcccccccatccccccctacaaatcgcaccctggtcacGGCCATCATCACCATGGTGATGAGAGGCAGCATTGCCTAGTCAGAGGGGGCAAATCCAACTAGTTACTCGCGTCGTTGCTTGTGACCTCATTATAGTGTACGTACAAGGCTTGATGTCATTGATGGTCATGGGTTTTATTCTGTCTCGTTTTGcgatctcatttgcaatcaggatgttgaatgggtagAAAAGCAGTCAAACATTCAGACAATGTGTTGGTAAATCACAGACACCGCGAAAAAGCACTGAACATCAAATGATGACGAGGCGTCATGTAAAAGCACTGGTACCACGTTATTAGCAAAGTGATTGACAAGAAGGCCTCCAAAATCAAGACTTTTTAAGAAGTATTTGTTCTGAAGTAGACAAGATTGGTTAGTGTCTCAATGTGAAAAATGGTTTTATATGAGAAAATGCTATGGTATTATATACAGAATCTTGTTGTTAGTATTAGTATAATACAGCCCAGGCCTAGCTGATGAGGTCTTGTCCTTCCTACCGTTACCTAGGTGATGCCACAGTGACCATCTCCCACCGCTACACCCCCAAGGAACAGCTtcgtcagcacaccaaaatagcCGACATCATCGTAGCcgcagcaggtacacacacacacactcacacactcacacacacacgcagacagacatgcagacatctTGTGAATAAACAGCATCATTGTCACATTTGTactcacacacgtgtgtgtgtgtgtacacacaccttTTTGAAAGTGCTGTGCCGGTTAGCTTTCATGGTCGTAAACGGTATCATCACTGGAAAATCAACTGAGTAAGCTTTGATTACCATGGTTTTAAATTGAAATCTTGTGAAAAGTGTTTCAGCTATTTTCTGATCAACCCTGTTCTGATGCGcgtacacgctcgcacacacacagacacagggtgtGACCCAGACCGTTTTAGACCTTCCACTCTCCCTAATCCTCAGCCTGTCGATCTTCATTAGTCTTAATCTGCTGTCAGCAGTAGTCTACCGTAGCCTACATCTCAagctctgcctgtctgcccagtGTGCCCGCTGTTCAGCCTGCCCGCTGTTCATCCTGCTACACACACCTTTTACGTGTAGCCTAGTTTAGATTAGCGTAGCTAAAGAAAGTACGTTCATTACCACTGCCTCAGGTGAACTTATTGTGTGTCTGCCTACTACACACACGTAGCGTACTTGAGCATACTGTGTCTCAGCAGAGATAGCTGCTAACAAAAGTTGTTTTGAATATTTCCTTTGTTGTgtggtattacattacatttaattagAATTTGTTTACTATTTTTCTTATCTAAAAACAATTTTCAAAACAAGTAATATTGGTTTTGGTCTCAAAGGTCAGTATGTTTGATGTGGCAGACTTTTTACTCTCTGACCCCAAGGTCTTTACCTCTGCTAATGGACCAGAAtggtgtagtgtacacacacacacacgtacatatagaCACAGCGACACATTCTTCACATATCAGCAAGTTCGTGGTAGAGCCATTCCAAAGAGCAGAAATGGCCTGTGATTGATTGGTGAGAGTATTCCAAGCATTTGCATTACTGCTTGACCTACATGAGAAAATTCATATTAAGTAAGTTTCGTAAGTAAGTTTAAGTAAGACTCGTCCATTAAATGGGCTGACCTCTATGTCAACTATGAAAGGAATATTATGTCTGGAGAAAGTCTGCTACAAACGAATCCAAggactgccctgaagaaggcactcatgccgctacgcgtgggccttgtttttaatatgtccatgtaggacttgtcatattaataaagacactttaatttggagtgccttagtcagagaattcattctcattttttgatccaaGGATTGTTATGTCAGAAAAAAATCTGCTGTGGAGGAATCATTTTGTTGCAAAAGTCTATATTCTGTTTCATTCAAAAAATGTATCCAAAAAGACTTACAGAGGACAGACTATAATAATATGGTAACATAAAATACATGAATGCTAATTAAATTACATATTAAGTACTACTACAGAGTTGGGCGATCAAGTTAACCTGCATAGTGCATTTCAGACACAGAAGCAGGCTAATGTGGTTCACAAAAATAAAAGATCACAGCGGAAGAAATGAGAATGAATGCATACAAAATACAGTGTAAAAATGTGCATAAAACTCAATAATTAATTTATTCCATCTTCCATTCTTTTTGtctttccatcctcctcttcctcttccccctcctcctcctcctcctcctcctcctcctgctcttcctcctcctctcaggcATTCCTAACCTCATCACGGCGGACATGATCAAAGAGGGGGCGGCTGTTATCGACGTGGGCATCAACAGGATACAGGACCCCCTGACTGGCAAAGACAGACTGGTGGGAGACGTGGACTTCGAAGGTGGGTAGTCGTGGTCGTAGTCATAGTTTTAGACAGAACTTCAGATTttggtctgtgtgtttttttgtctgcaTCTGTATTTGGATACCTTCTGATATGTCTTTGGACGTATATGTACGTAGCTATTGATGCAACTTTTTGCCTGAAGATGGTTGGTATGATCAGAAACATGGTCTTTAGCAAACAGTTGCGTGTGGCATTATGCAGGATTTACAGTATTTTacacttgcgtgcatgtgtgtgtccacgcatTACCTCACATTATAAAGACACATATAGACACAGGTCAGAGGAAGCACTTGCTAATCCGACAACAGAAAGTTTTAACAGCTGGTCAGGAGGTCACagatgccatacacacacacacagatgccacacacacacacacacacacacacgcacacacacacacacagacatgtacacatacagacatgaacacatacatacacaagaaGCCCCTTGCCTTGTGCTGACCATATgtttgtatatatatgtgtgtgtgtgtgtgtgtgtgtgtgtgtgtgtgtgtgtgtgttggcaggagtGCGCCAGAAGGCCAGCTTCATCACCCCGGTGCCCGGCGGCGTGGGACCCATGACGGTGGCCATGCTGATGAAGAACACCATCAAGGCGGCCAAGAACATGCTCCTCACCCCCCCAGAGCGCGTGCGCATGGTGGCCACCTCCTAATCTACACCCACTCCCTCCCCTGACCCTaatcctccacccccccacccccaccccatccccaaccAAGAACACGCTCCTCACCGCCCCATCCAGAccgatctccacacacacacacacacacacacacacacacacacacacacacacacacacacacacacacacacacacacacacatacacattcacactgcCCAGTGAACTGTCCCTGTCCCTACACACATGCCCGTCCCTGGACACTAGTGCTCATTCCCCCCCATGTGCGGCTGGTAGCCTCCGCCAAGCCCTCCACCCCCCtcactccacctccacccccccacgaCCACCTTTCCCTTCCCCAGGACACAGATACACATTCCACCCCCCTGCACCTGCTCTGCAGATGGagtgtgaggcaggcaggcagaaaggcgaTAGCTTTAACTTCTATTTTTATACCCCCCCAACCCAAAACCTGTCTGGTCTGAACCCAGCCACCTCCTACCCACCCAGTCGTGTTTGAGCTGCCCTCCGCCAACATGCTCGCAcacttatgccgtgtacagaccagcgAACCGAAGCCTCctctatttctctatggagggcacgcgacctgcgctacctggcccctcctccgtgggagCGATAAAGCTTCTTgcggtcagcctagccacaacaattttgagggactgtttttcaattCTAATCGCAGGCAATTGCAAATGACGctgttcagcgaaaaccaattggaacttttgcaagatattgtcaagccagagccgtggTCAGTGAtgtagctgaatcaaacatgtcaatgctgtgtCTCGAGCGAGAGAAGCGAAGTGGAGGAGGCGaaacttctgctacccacgctaccaggcaagCGTAGTTCGCTCTTTTGCAACGCACTCAACGATACtgactccacctccacctccacctccaccaccctctccctctttctctttccccctctccgtctctatctctcCAGCTCTCACTTCATATACTTGCTTTTGTTTTATTCTTCAGTGACTGTTACAGCTTGGtttcattttgtattttattttgaaaTATTTACTATTTATCATTTGTTGTTATTATAGTGACGGGGAGACCAAGAGGAGCTCTTGTAAGGACTCAAGAAACACAGCTATTCTATTTATTGTatgtttcactttttttcttttctttttccgtaTTCCTGAGTAACATGTTTGTATCAAGAGTGCGCACAAAATAAGACGAAAGCATTTCCTTCAGGGGAgtatcttttctttttctttttttttcttttaaatttagCAAGGCCTACATATGTATACATTTGATATATGTGTGCATTGTGTATGTACTGAACACAATACAGAGTCCCCTGGCAGCGCATGCACTACGTGTATACCAGCAGTCTATGCCAGTGGTCTTTTGCACTtctggagtggtgtggtgttggtAGTGTCACATTGCCAGTCAGTGTAAGGAACACCGTGTCCCGTGTGGCTTTTTGGAGTGCCAATATcagccccccccctaccccccccccccctccttcccaccTCCCGGTTGCCATTGGCAGCTGCACACTCCAGAACAGTGGGCGGAGTCAATGTGTCAGTGGAAGCTGACTCTGAAGAAGGGGGTACAAAGTCAGCATGGCGTTCTTGAGTGCAAGACACAGTAAAACCTTGGAAACcccactctctcccactccctctccctctccctcagcaACCTCCAGTGCCCCCCCCCTCGTCCTCATCAAGGGGGCCACTGGGGCAATGCCAACTGCAGGCCTCTTTCACCCCCTCTCTGTGGGTTAGGGGCCAGCACCCCCAGACATTTTCAAGGACAGTCATacagatgtattattattattatttgctggCATGTTACCAGTTAAACATGCTAAAACAATCTTTGGCAGGAGATATTTCTATATGGGACCTTCTTAGTAAAAAATAAAGgtgaattaaaaataaaacaaaaaccccACTCCACTTTgccgcaaaaacaaaaacacaacttgTTCAGTGACATTGACTGACTGCAGGAGTGAAGGGGCAAACGATTGTCTTGAGTCCCCTGGGGTTCCAGGAAAATGTCCCTCGCTGTCCCTGGTTTTCATCCAGGAAGTCAGAGCCTAGAGAGTGCCTTTCGCCCTGTGTGCACTCCAATATGctgactcctgtcctccacttgtgcttgtggcctcgcaccgTGGAGAAAGCAATGAAGTTTCCccaggcacaacaacttttgggggaccgtcttcattcaccatcccggttgcaaatgagaaaatgacattagaattgtgcttttgcaagatattgatttttttttttgccgtcagtgacgtcatcacgaggtcacaagcaggcaagggagcatgggaggacgggagtccgcatattggaatgcacccctcgtgtgcatgtgtgattagaGGAGGGAGGGGTCCAGCTTCAGTGGTGCAAAGCTGACGTTGGGGTCCAGCCGTGTCGTTCATTTGAGAGATGGAGCTGGTTTTAAATgagttgttttttggggggataAAGCAGGTCATCATTTAATGGGGTATTTTAAGAGTTCAAGTAGAGAGGGAAGTCTTGCGGCTTTACCCCTGTGAAACAAAGCCATGAGGGCCTTCTATTTTTGGAGGTTTGCCACTTACTTTGTTATAACGCATCTGGGTCTAAAACGTTTGGTTCTATTTAGTTTCTCCTGACCGCCTGACGGTCATACGAAACTCATAGAAATGTGGTTACATGCGTAACCATCATGCCCCTGGTAAGGTTGTGAATGCTGCTGAGATGTGTGCTCTATTTGAATGTGTGAAAAACAAAAGGGCTATTTATTAGCATACAGCTGAAAATAAAAGGTCAGAGTTTGTACAATAAGCTTTAAGTGCTAAAGCTCTACAGAGTTGCAATATGAAGCCTTTGTAAATATGTTAGAGTGAAATAAATTCTTAAAGTGCAAAAGAAGTCTGGCTGTTTGTCTTCCTTATCTTTCTAAGGATTTTGAGatgtcatagagagagagagagagagagagagagagagagagagagagtgagtcaaaTTAACTGCCTGACCACACTGACCTAGTCTAAATATAATTATTAATATATACTGACCCAATTTCCTGTTGAATTGCAATTGTAGTGCTGACAAATGCACTACTTTTAATCAAAGTTATATTATTTAATTAATGACGTTGTGTATTTTCGTTTCAGTATTATGAAGACTGTGGAGCAAATTTTTTTTAAGGATGATAAATGATAAATGTGTTactgtatttttttattattattattatttttaaacggAACTTTAATACTGTTGTGGATCGTCCGCACGGAAGGTCGGACCTACTTCCGCGTTTTCCGGAAATCGCTGCAGCAGCAGGGAAATGTGAAGCAACAACAAATGCTGAGTCTGTGCTGAATGATACAGTGGTGAAAGTTGAGTAGTGCTGCACGGGCTGTACATAACCCCAATAAATCGTTGATTTATTGTTCAGCGTATAGCAGAGGGTCGACCACCAGGAAAAGTAAGTAACCTAAATTCTTGTAAAGTTAGGTTATTGTGAAAAGGGAAACCTTTCCAGACGTCATAAACAAAGCCAGGCTATGAGAGAGTATTGGTTTCTTATCCTTCGATTATTTATTTGTCTAATTAATGTGCCAATGAAGAAATGCATGATGTGAGTTTAAAGCTTAACGCAGTGGTTAGGTTTCTGTTCCGTTTGCTTCCAGCTCTGGAAACGTTTTTCTGAACTTCAAGACGAGTGTAAGTCAGAGACAGTGATAATTGTTCTCGCATGGTAGTCAAGTAACGTTTTACACCATAGCTATAGGTCGTGTATTTCTAAACAAGCTGGGTTGTCCGTCATTAATTTTATCATTCACTTCTAGGCTGTCGCAGTCACGCATTTCTGATTGCAAGAGAATACTGCCTGTTCTCAGCAGACTGTGAAAAATGGGTCGAGGTCGAAGCAAATCGCGCGACAGATCTCCTGGGAGGTCACGGAGCAGACAGGCAGAAGAGAAGAAGGCTGAAAAGAGGAAACGCAGAaaatcttcctcatcatcatcctcatcctcttcgtcATCCTCCAGCTCTAGCAGTGCCAGTCAGAGTCCTGCAAAGAAGAATGCTCGCACATCCAGCAAAAGCCAAGGTTCGAGTTTCCTTCTCATGCGTCTTCTGCTGTTTCATGAGTGAAGTTAATTGTGTAGGATGTTTGTTCGAATTAGTGAAAGTGAAACGACCTGGCTGAGGAATTTATATAATAAAAGTATACTTGTCTTGATCTTGAGATAGGTATAATTGCCTGGCCCTCTCAGTAATGTCAAATCATTGGTATTAGGCAACCTTTTCAACCTTAGGCGACCAACTAGAACAAGGTGATGTGCTGTATTGTACTTTCTGAATTGTTGCATTACTATATCTCAGTGGTCCTTTCTGACTTCAGTCTATTGGCCCATGTAGGCTACTATGTATTTAACGGTCATGTCTCTCACAGACAGAAAGCAGGAGAAGCGCAAGGCCTCCAAGCGCCAACggagctcctcttcctcctcctcgtcctccagctcatcctcctcctcgtccagtGATGAAGAGGCCCGGAAGAAAAGAAAGCAGCGCAAGGCCAAGAAGCGCATGAAGAAGCTCAAGGcaaaggagaaaaggaaggaaaagaagaggctgaagaaggagaagaagaagatgaagaagctTAAAAAGCTGGCAGAGAAGTCTGAGCTGGGCACCGCTCCTGGAGGCCCGCCCCTCTCTGTCTCCGTGGCAACGCTGGCCCCTGGTTGCCTGGAGACGTGGCAGAGTGAGGAAGCTGTAGAGCAGGGACCAGGTGGGTGCACTACTCCACTCATTCAGACGATGTTGCTGGATTTCAaagggtgcacttgtgcactgcagtgttcatgttttagtgcatatggccagggctctaaattaacttttttttttcatcaccagccaaaatggctagtagaagataatcttaccagccaaacactcactcactaatgAGCTAAAGtggtaaattggtcttttctaccagccaaattgaaatttcaccagcatttgggcgaatggctggtgttcatttagagccctgcatatggcgtattagttacgcactaaaACACAGTGCCTGACATgcccaagtgcaccatctgagacaaaGAATGTGTCTTAGTTTGTAGGTCCCCCCTttgggcagtggttctcaaagtatGGTCTGTCTGGTCTGGTGTATGTTTACGTTATTAGAAGGCAGAACTTGGTCTTTCAGTACAGCAAGACAGGGCTCTGATTTGTGTAAAATATAAGTGATGCACATCTGAATTTGCAGCGTGTAATTATttcacaggtggtccctgaactaAAGAAAAGTGACAATGTGATGCTTGGTATGAAAGACCTTGAGAAGCATTGCCCTAGGGttttcctaaaaaaaatcctCAGTTGTTGAAATGCATGTGTGATGTAATCTTGCAATGCTTGATTCAGAGGCTTTGTGACAATGACTGATGGTCAGTTTCTGCAAGAGTTGATTTCTGCCCACAGACAGCGGAAGCAGCCGAGAGTTTTCACTTGTCCTTTAATGACTAGACTAATTTTTAAGATTCCACTGACTTGTTATGATGACTAATTCACTCGGGAAGAGTTACATACTTCTCCTTTAAACCTTAAAGCAAACACCACTCTCCTTccaagttcaagagagtccttgtgcacaagccctcagttatgcagcgaacctgatgacacattgggtgaaacgcgttgttcgctccgaaaaataaagtaaagaaaagtaagcagtgtgcggtgtctcttggattttgttcattgattcacccctctccttcccttaGCCATGACAGACGAGCAGAAGGCGCGACTCTCCACCAAGCGACCCCTCACCAAGGAGGAGTATGAGGCCCGGCAGAGTGTCATCCGCAGGGTTCTGGACCCAGCGACAGGACGCACTCGGTACGTTGGGAAACTAAAacgtttattttttgttttttaattgaaTTTATTTCTGatccagtgcaagggggcagcccaagaTGTGTGCCAGGGGAGAAGCTTAGaagtaaccgcgcgaatagaccaggcgcgatgcgattcaagcgacagagtgcagcagcaagcaatacgagcgattgaggagactagagtatgtccgtataggcagaaggcaaagcattcaagcactcccattggctgtggtcactgacctctatacagtcattggctgtcgcggcttgtcgccggaccgcgtcatagaaagttgaaaagatttcaacttcaaactgtcgcgctcgtcgcgccaatcgctctagtctccagaatcgcttttgtcgcgcgactcaatacaaagtcaattacttccgtcgctcgcctcgctcagatcgccgctggtgtatttatGCGGTTAGTACTGCCTCAGTTCGCTTCACCCCTGGGGAATTCGCGCTGGTGGCGCACCCTCCATAGATTAAtaatgagtgcgttccaatacgcaaccttgcttcctccacttgtgcttgtggcctcataccaggaagtaatatgtcatgatgacatcactgacaacagcattatattttaatatcttgcaaaagtggtGGCGCACCCTCCAGAGAGACATAATGACTTCTGCCGCTCTGTTCGCGTTGGCCGCtactggtgtgaacaaggcattaggCTGCATTGCTCATTCGTCACATAACTATCCTGGCAACCTGTTTATAGCTTAGTATAACAATTTTCTATGGCTGTATGTAGCAACTGGAAAGATCATGTTCTCTAAGACTAATGTGTTTAATGTGCTGTTACATCTAGTCTGGTGCGAGGAGATGGTGAAATTCTGGAGGAGATTGTCAGCAAGGAAAAACACAAGGAAATAAATAAGGTAAAGATCTTCACAGATTCTTCTTTTAAACATGGGTGCACGTTAAATTTGTTTCAAAGTTGGTGAAGGTCACAGGGTCGACAAATGAACTTGAATCAAACTTTGTGCATCTAACTGTTGTCAACTCTTCTAATTCCAGCAGGCCACCAAGGGTGATGGAAACGCTTTCTCCAAGAGGATGGGCATCAACAGGTAGAGGAGCCCTCCGTCTCCAGCCCTGTGTCCTCCATCTTAAAACTGTCTCTCTGCGCTCTGgtccagggagagggagagggagaggaagagagaaggagcgcTGTCGCTCAGGGCAGGGGTCCTGGAACCGATCCCTGTGGGACTCTGTGCCAATTCAAACCCCACTACCCAAGTGGTTACCCTCCTGCAGCCTCTCTGCTTCAGGGATAGTGGGGGAATCAAAAGACATTACGTCCATTCCATGCCATTCTTTTAGACGTCAGATTGGAATGTCAACACAATGTTAAGACTATTTGATGTACAGGTCAATGAGAGTTTTTTTTTGGACTGAGATGTCGAGTGGTAcaatcacagctaatgcccatgaataaattagtaattggtaattaatgtgctgcaatgaatatgcttcttaggtaACCCACTAAAAACAACATAAATAGAATcctacaatagtggcatttgctGTGGTTGCTCCACTCTGACGTGTGCTACAACAAAAACGTCCTTGACCCATACATTCAGTACTGTAAGCTAACGCTTTTAAGCAAGACTTGAAGTAAAACCAAGCGTTATCTCCTCCACATGGAATGAAAGTGGAGAATTGGACTTCATGCCGTAACGATGTCATATGTAATGCAAGGCGACTCATAAAACACTTACTTCAGCTAAGTCTCACTGCCAGAGTTAAGTGGTGGAATCGG includes the following:
- the arl6ip4 gene encoding ADP-ribosylation factor-like protein 6-interacting protein 4; amino-acid sequence: MGRGRSKSRDRSPGRSRSRQAEEKKAEKRKRRKSSSSSSSSSSSSSSSSSASQSPAKKNARTSSKSQDRKQEKRKASKRQRSSSSSSSSSSSSSSSSSDEEARKKRKQRKAKKRMKKLKAKEKRKEKKRLKKEKKKMKKLKKLAEKSELGTAPGGPPLSVSVATLAPGCLETWQSEEAVEQGPAMTDEQKARLSTKRPLTKEEYEARQSVIRRVLDPATGRTRLVRGDGEILEEIVSKEKHKEINKQATKGDGNAFSKRMGINR